From Trichoplusia ni isolate ovarian cell line Hi5 chromosome 22, tn1, whole genome shotgun sequence, a single genomic window includes:
- the LOC113504564 gene encoding uncharacterized protein LOC113504564, translating to MEWSKERTLKLIELLQVNASLWNPSLCETRRDKQKRREELRLISNILGISIPDATKKIQHLRTQYNRESAREARAYAEEPNDRYVSNWYAFEYLHFLKESSKPYKVLHMEDSQEGDGLSSQSDNSTSNCRVSSHSPPHKIPRMESTPIKPGNVYPLLRPRDEFAVFGEYIANELRSLKGEKNLLVAKKKIQDAIFDVKMSMIRETKMEQGVCTVFTSTSQPQNATIHDGKIYATPALATTEVTIEHLSEPRTPPPPEINEIMINGSCHYTNFKVDAQ from the exons ATGGAGTGGTCGAAAGAGAGAACATTGAAGTTGATCGAGTTGTTACAAGTGAATGCTAGTTTATGGAATCCTTCTTTGTGTGAAACAAGGAGAGACAAACAAAAGCGGCGTGAAGAATTACGTTTGATATCGAATATTTTGGGTATTTCTATACCAGACGCTACAAAGAAGATACAGCATCTTCGTACACAGTATAACAGAGAATCAGCTCGGGAAGCCAGGGCCTATGCTGAGGAACCAAACGATAGATATGTTAGCAATTGGTACGCCTTCGAGTATTTGCACTTCTTGAAAGAGTCCAGCAAACCTTACAAAGTATTGCACATG GAGGACAGTCAAGAGGGAGATGGATTGTCATCACAATCAGACAATTCTACAAGTAATTGCAGAGTAAGCAGCCACTCACCACCTCACAAAATTCCCAGAATGGAATCTACACCCATCAAACCTGGAAATGTATATCCTTTATTGCGACCAAGAGATGAGTTCGCTGTATTTGGAGAATACATCGCAAATGAGTTACGATCATTGAAGGGCGAAAAAAATCTGCTTGTCGCTAAGAAGAAAATACAAGATGCTATATTTGATGTTAAAATGAGTATGATACGGGAAACAAAAATGGAGCAAGGTGTGTGCACTGTGTTTACAAGTACAAGCCAGCCACAAAATGCTACTATACATGATGGCAAGATATATGCAACACCAGCACTGGCTACTACTGAAGTCACTATAGAGCATTTGTCGGAGCCACGCACTCCACCACCACcagaaattaatgaaattatgattaatGGTTCATGCCATTACACAAATTTTAAAGTGGATGCACAATAA
- the LOC113504515 gene encoding chromobox protein homolog 7 yields MHKMELGDSVYAAERIMKKRIRKNKVEYYVKWKGWKPKHNTWEPEENILDPRLIQSFERGEELRRQGRKREREVSPGERARSGSEERQPPPGKRKAEVLSRESGKIGVTITMSPPAAKRHHDSSKLNGGRTAHAAQPPPPAAPPGGAPAPASPAAEAAAPRTGPRRVPHSPEEADAHTPPERERRTETQPTATAPAEPKGAQPPPPPAPQQPVEDEDSWGEAPVTVAPPPPPPPAPRRGAAYWMARSPVADQIFITDVTVNLQTVTIRECRTEKGFFRSREHRPLDVT; encoded by the exons ATGCACAAGATGGAGCTCGGTGACAGCGTGTACGCCGCTGAGCGTATCATGAAGAAGAGAATTAGAAAG AACAAAGTGGAGTACTACGTGAAATGGAAAGGCTGGAAGCCGAAGCACAACACGTGGGAGCCGGAGGAAAACATCCTAGACCCGCGACTCATCCAGAGCTTCGAGCGCGGCGAGGAGCTGAGGCGGCAGGGCAGAAAGCGCGAGCGCGAGGTGTCGCCCGGGGAGCGCGCGCGCAGCGGCTCGGAGGAGCGCCAGCCGCCGCCCGGCAAGCGCAAGGCCGAGGTGCTGTCGCGCGAGTCCGGCAAGATTGGCGTCACCATCACCATGAGCCCGCCCGCCGCCAAGCGCCACCACGACTCCTCCAAGCTGAACGGCGGGCGCACGGCGCACGCAGCGCAgcccccgccgcccgccgcgccccccggcggcgcccccgcgcccgcctcgcccgcCGCGGAGGCCGCCGCGCCCCGCACGGGCCCGCGCCGCGTGCCGCACTCGCCTGAGGAGGCGGACGCGCACACCCCGCCGGAGCGCGAGCGCCGCACCGAGACACAGCCTACTGCAACGGCCCCGGCGGAGCCCAAGGGCGCGCAGCCTCCACCGCCGCCCGCGCCACAGCAACCTGTTGAGGACGAGGACTCGTGGGGCGAAGCACCCGTGACTGTGGCGCCCCCACCTCCACCCCCGCCTGCGCCCCGGCGCGGCGCCGCCTACTGGATGGCACGGTCTCCGGTCGCAGACCAGATCTTCATCACGGACGTGACGGTCAACCTGCAGACAGTTACGATACGCGAGTGCCGCACGGAGAAGGGTTTTTTCCGATCTCGTGAGCACCGGCCGCTCGACGTCACGTAG
- the LOC113504563 gene encoding alpha-L-fucosidase-like has translation MLKLLILSVFICLANASIRANTVVNNFENEVRQNKRYKPIWSDLDTRPLPEWYDKAKIGIFIHWGVFSVPSFGSEWFWINWKASKNNKKYIDFMKNNYPPGFTYQEFAPMFTAEFFDPTAWAQLFAKSGAKYVVLTSKHHEGFTLFPSNRSFSWNAVDVGPGRDLVGELADAVRSQNLKFGVYHSLFEWFNPIYLEDKRSKFATRTYTETKLWPDIRQLINKYKPSVLWSDGDWEAHDDYWRSTDLLAWLYNDSPVKDEIVVNDRWGIDIPGKHGDFYNYQDRYNPGKLLKHKWENAFTVDSKSWGYRRQMSINEVFTINQILNQVVSTVSCGGNVLINIGPTKEGTIIPVFQERLLALGEWLSINGEAIYGSSPWHSQNDTINPKVWYTCTKTDYNASHPTAVPSKADRVTAIYAVMLKWPQNSVLNLADVTAYLHSGTYKVEMLGNEGQYLNWNITNGQVQIQLPDKATVVSQHAWTLRFNTK, from the exons atGTTGAAATTACTAATACTCTCGGTGTTTATTTGCTTAGCAAATGCTAGTATAAGAGCAAATACGgttgttaataattttgaaaatgaagTTCGTCAAAATAAGCGGTATAAGCCGATTTGGAGCGATCTGGATACTAGGCCGTTGCCCGAATGGTACGATAAAGCCAAAATAGGCATATTCATACATTGGGGCGTTTTCTCCGTACCTAGTTTCGGCTCTGAATGGTTCTGGATAAACTGGAAAG cgAGTAAGAATAACAAAAAGTACATAGATTTCATGAAAAACAACTACCCGCCTGGCTTCACGTATCAGGAGTTTGCTCCTATGTTTACAGCTGAATTCTTTGATCCCACAGCTTGGGCTCAGCTATTTGCTAAATCTGGAGCTAA ATATGTTGTCCTAACAAGTAAACATCATGAAGGCTTCACTTTATTCCCATCAAACCGCTCATTCAGCTGGAATGCAGTAGATGTCGGTCCTGGGAGAGATTTAGTTGGAGAGCTTGCAGACGCAGTGCGAAGCCAAAATTTGAAGTTTGGTGTCTACCATTCATTATTTGAGTGGTTCAACCCAATTTATTTAGAAGACAAAAGATCCAAGTTCGCTACTCGGACTTATACAGAGACAAAGCTATGGCCAGATATAAGACAgctaataaataagtataaaccGTCAGTGCTTTGGTCTGATGGTGACTGGGAAGCTCATGATGATTATTGGAGGTCAACAGACTTGCTAGCTTGGTTATATAATGATAGTCCAGTGAAGGATGAGATAGTAGTCAATGATAGATGGGGCATTGACATCCCAGGCAAGCACGGGGACTTCTACAACTACCAAGATAGGTACAATCCAG gtaAACTGCTCAAACACAAATGGGAAAATGCATTTACAGTTGACTCAAAATCATGGGGTTACAGAAGGCAAATGTCCATTAATGAAGTATTTACTATAAATCAAATTTTGAATCAAGTTGTATCAACAGTCAGCTGTGGAG GTAACGTCCTTATTAACATAGGCCCTACAAAAGAAGGTACAATAATCCCTGTATTCCAAGAACGCCTCTTAGCGCTAGGCGAGTGGCTCTCAATCAACGGCGAAGCGATATACGGCAGCTCACCATGGCACTCCCAAAACGACACTATCAATCCTAAAGTATGGTACACTTGTACGAAGACCGACTACAATGCTTCTCACCCTACCGCAGTGCCCTCAAAAGCTGATAGAGTAACGGCAATCTATGCTGTTATGCTCAAGTGGCCACAGAACAGCGTTCTAAACCTTGCAGACGTTACTGCATACTTACACAGTGGCACTTATAAAGTCGAGATGTTGGGAAATGAAGGACAGTACTTAAAC tggaACATAACTAACGGACAAGTTCAGATACAACTGCCAGACAAAGCTACTGTTGTTTCCCAGCATGCTTGGACATTGCGatttaataccaaataa